In Clostridium sp. SY8519, one genomic interval encodes:
- a CDS encoding class I SAM-dependent methyltransferase, which yields MTREEKLSARMEAIGSMVTAGYRLADIGTDHGYLPIALTARGRVPSAIAMDINAGPLEAAQRHIRESGLEDRIQTRRSDGLAKLDPGEAESIVIAGMGGALMLRILSEGASRLAGVRELILSPQSEIPLVRSSMCQAGYEIAQERMIKDAGKYYVILRLVPSARRQTLTEEEAAFGPRLLQKKDPVLAEWLLKEQHTAAAIAKRLHGAKDTAENAARREEVRHRQALIARSLKKWSNEK from the coding sequence TTGACTAGGGAAGAGAAGCTCTCGGCACGGATGGAGGCAATCGGATCCATGGTGACGGCGGGGTACCGTCTGGCGGATATTGGCACCGATCACGGGTATCTGCCGATTGCGCTGACGGCCCGCGGCCGTGTGCCGTCTGCCATTGCCATGGATATTAATGCGGGTCCTCTGGAGGCTGCGCAGAGACACATCCGGGAGAGCGGACTGGAAGACCGGATACAGACCCGGCGTTCCGATGGTCTTGCGAAGCTGGATCCGGGAGAGGCAGAAAGCATTGTGATCGCCGGCATGGGCGGCGCCCTTATGCTGCGGATCCTGTCCGAAGGAGCATCCAGATTGGCGGGGGTCCGCGAACTGATTCTGTCTCCCCAGTCGGAAATTCCCCTGGTGCGCAGTTCGATGTGTCAGGCGGGCTATGAGATTGCCCAGGAGCGCATGATAAAGGATGCAGGCAAATATTATGTCATCCTGCGTCTTGTGCCCTCTGCCCGCAGGCAGACACTGACGGAAGAGGAGGCGGCCTTCGGCCCGCGGCTGCTGCAGAAAAAAGATCCGGTACTGGCGGAATGGCTTCTGAAAGAGCAGCATACCGCGGCAGCCATCGCGAAGCGTCTGCACGGCGCAAAAGACACAGCGGAGAATGCGGCGCGCCGGGAGGAAGTCCGCCATAGGCAGGCACTGATTGCCCGGTCCCTGAAAAAATGGAGCAATGAGAAATGA
- the rpoD gene encoding RNA polymerase sigma factor RpoD, with translation MAESKKTVKKSTKSTKSTKSKKSAGTKAAQTQNGTALTPELLLEKLPGLLDLAKKKKNVLETDEINDYFKDTPMTEEDIEKIFAYLEANGIDVLQVSEHGDDDFMDDDDDDGESKDDVDIENIDLSVPDGINIDDPVRMYLKEIGKVPLLTAEEEIDLAMKMEAGINADKALEEDTENQLSEEEKKQLTITSREGENAKKRLAEANLRLVVSIAKRYVGRGMLFLDLIQEGNLGLIKAVEKFDYRKGYKFSTYATWWIRQAITRAIADQARTIRIPVHMVETINKLIRVSRQLLQELGREPLPEEIAKEMEMPVERVREILKISQEPVSLETPIGEEQDSHLGDFIQDDNVPVPADAAAFTLLKEQLVEVLGTLTEREQKVLRLRFGLDDGRARTLEEVGKEFNVTRERIRQIEAKALRKLRHPSRSRKLKDYLD, from the coding sequence ATGGCCGAGAGCAAAAAGACAGTAAAGAAAAGCACGAAAAGCACAAAAAGCACAAAAAGCAAAAAGTCTGCCGGAACCAAAGCGGCTCAAACACAGAACGGCACCGCGCTGACACCGGAACTCCTGCTTGAAAAGCTTCCGGGTCTGCTGGATCTGGCAAAAAAGAAAAAGAATGTGCTTGAGACCGACGAGATCAACGATTATTTTAAAGATACGCCGATGACAGAGGAGGATATCGAAAAAATCTTCGCCTATCTGGAAGCAAACGGGATTGATGTCCTGCAGGTGTCCGAGCACGGGGACGATGATTTCATGGACGATGACGATGATGACGGAGAGTCCAAGGATGATGTGGATATCGAAAACATCGATCTGTCTGTGCCGGACGGAATCAATATCGATGACCCGGTACGCATGTATCTGAAGGAAATCGGAAAGGTGCCGCTGCTGACAGCAGAGGAAGAGATTGATCTGGCCATGAAGATGGAAGCCGGAATCAATGCGGACAAAGCACTGGAGGAAGATACGGAAAACCAGCTGTCCGAAGAAGAGAAAAAGCAGCTGACCATTACTTCCAGAGAAGGGGAAAACGCGAAAAAACGGCTGGCTGAAGCTAATCTGCGTCTGGTTGTCAGCATCGCGAAGCGCTATGTAGGACGTGGTATGCTGTTCCTTGACCTGATTCAGGAGGGAAATCTGGGCCTGATCAAGGCAGTGGAGAAGTTTGATTACCGCAAGGGGTATAAGTTCAGTACCTACGCAACCTGGTGGATCCGCCAGGCAATTACCCGCGCGATCGCGGATCAGGCCCGGACCATCCGGATTCCGGTGCATATGGTGGAGACCATTAACAAGCTGATCCGTGTTTCCCGCCAGCTTCTGCAGGAACTGGGCCGGGAGCCGCTGCCGGAGGAAATCGCCAAAGAGATGGAAATGCCGGTGGAGCGTGTGCGGGAAATCCTGAAGATTTCACAGGAGCCGGTATCCCTGGAAACCCCCATCGGCGAGGAACAGGACAGCCACCTGGGCGACTTCATCCAGGACGACAACGTGCCGGTGCCGGCAGATGCCGCGGCCTTTACCCTGCTGAAGGAGCAGCTGGTGGAAGTGCTGGGAACCCTGACCGAACGGGAGCAGAAAGTGCTGCGCCTGCGTTTCGGGCTGGATGACGGCCGTGCGCGCACCCTGGAAGAGGTGGGCAAGGAATTCAATGTCACCAGGGAAAGAATCCGCCAGATTGAGGCAAAAGCCCTGCGCAAACTGCGCCATCCGAGCCGCAGTCGGAAGCTGAAGGATTACCTTGACTAG
- the dnaG gene encoding DNA primase — MVPLTDGAKKQTGDIMPFYSEDLIEEVRSRNDIVDVISQYVKLQKRGSTWFGLCPFHNEKTPSFSVSRNKQMFYCFGCGAGGNVITFEMKYQNAGFPEALQMLADRAGMKLPRQELSAKDRQRMNRRQNLLDINREAARFYYRKLHTGQGERTLAYFHGRGLTDETIRRFGLGCSGTYSNELYTYLKQKGYPDELLKDSGLISYREDRGGYDRFWNRAMFPIMDASSKVIGFGGRVMGDAEPKYLNSPETPIFDKSRNLYGLNYARASRRDYMLLCEGYMDVIALHQAGFDNAVASLGTSLTSGHASLLSRYTKEVCLTYDSDGAGVKAALRAIPILKQAGITAKVVNLKPYKDPDEFIRGLGAEAYQERIDHAENSFLYEIRMMEREYDLTDPEDKTRFHRGIARRILEFSQEQERENYIEAVAEKYQMGFENLRALVREEGTRGGIAAVLRQKPKSGIRKKEKEDGIVMSQKLMLTWLTEDESLFEVTAPFIGPEDFTDEILHEVAVEIYAQHQQGMLNPAKIISRFEDEEQQKKAASVFHARLVSLESEAEWNKAVQDTVLRIKQNSIDTRLRSGQHQDLARMQQIMEEQKILKQIREKKVWPRAKRQ; from the coding sequence ATGGTCCCACTGACAGACGGCGCGAAGAAACAAACAGGAGATATTATGCCGTTTTATTCGGAAGATTTAATTGAAGAGGTCCGGTCACGCAATGATATCGTGGACGTGATCTCTCAGTATGTGAAATTACAGAAAAGGGGCAGTACCTGGTTTGGCCTCTGCCCCTTTCATAACGAAAAAACCCCGTCTTTTTCTGTGTCCAGGAACAAGCAGATGTTTTACTGTTTCGGCTGCGGCGCCGGCGGCAATGTCATCACATTTGAGATGAAGTATCAGAATGCGGGATTTCCGGAAGCGCTGCAGATGCTGGCGGACCGGGCCGGCATGAAACTGCCCCGCCAGGAACTGTCGGCAAAAGACAGACAGAGAATGAACCGCAGACAGAATCTGCTGGATATCAACCGGGAGGCCGCCAGGTTTTACTACCGGAAGCTGCACACCGGCCAGGGAGAACGGACTCTGGCATACTTTCATGGACGGGGGCTGACGGACGAAACCATCCGCCGCTTCGGGCTGGGGTGTTCCGGAACGTACAGCAATGAGCTGTACACCTATCTGAAACAGAAAGGCTATCCGGATGAACTCTTAAAAGACAGCGGTCTGATTTCCTACCGGGAAGACCGGGGCGGATATGACCGATTCTGGAACCGGGCCATGTTTCCGATTATGGATGCTTCAAGCAAAGTCATCGGTTTTGGCGGCCGTGTGATGGGAGATGCCGAGCCGAAGTACCTGAATTCGCCGGAAACGCCGATTTTTGACAAAAGCAGAAATCTGTACGGATTAAACTACGCCAGGGCGTCACGCAGAGATTATATGCTTCTATGTGAAGGGTATATGGATGTGATCGCGCTGCATCAGGCCGGGTTTGACAACGCGGTGGCATCCCTGGGGACGTCGCTGACATCCGGGCACGCCAGTCTGCTGAGCAGATATACCAAAGAAGTCTGTCTGACGTATGACAGCGACGGCGCAGGGGTGAAAGCGGCCCTGCGGGCCATTCCGATCCTGAAGCAGGCCGGGATTACAGCAAAAGTGGTAAACCTAAAGCCCTATAAAGATCCGGATGAATTCATCCGGGGACTGGGGGCGGAGGCCTATCAGGAGCGGATCGACCATGCGGAAAACAGCTTCCTGTATGAAATTCGGATGATGGAGCGGGAGTATGACCTGACGGATCCGGAAGACAAGACCCGGTTCCATCGCGGAATTGCCCGCAGAATCCTGGAATTTTCCCAGGAGCAGGAGCGGGAAAATTACATCGAGGCAGTGGCGGAAAAGTATCAGATGGGATTTGAGAATCTCCGGGCACTGGTGCGGGAAGAAGGCACCCGGGGCGGCATCGCCGCAGTTTTGCGGCAGAAGCCGAAATCCGGCATCCGCAAGAAGGAAAAGGAAGACGGGATCGTCATGTCCCAGAAACTGATGCTGACCTGGCTGACAGAGGACGAGTCCCTGTTTGAGGTGACGGCTCCTTTTATCGGGCCGGAGGATTTCACAGATGAAATCCTTCATGAAGTCGCGGTGGAAATCTACGCCCAGCATCAGCAGGGCATGTTGAATCCAGCGAAAATCATCAGCCGTTTTGAAGACGAGGAACAGCAGAAAAAGGCGGCTTCGGTATTTCACGCACGGCTGGTGTCGCTGGAAAGCGAGGCAGAGTGGAACAAAGCAGTACAGGACACCGTGCTCCGCATCAAGCAGAACAGTATTGATACCAGGCTGAGAAGCGGGCAGCATCAGGATCTGGCCCGGATGCAGCAGATCATGGAAGAACAGAAAATATTAAAGCAGATCAGGGAGAAAAAAGTATGGCCGAGAGCAAAAAGACAGTAA
- a CDS encoding deoxyguanosinetriphosphate triphosphohydrolase: MTIREQLELTEREYLSPFAMLSENSKGRDREEAQCDLRPVFQRDRDRILHCKSFRRMKHKTQVFLEPKGDHYRTRLTHTLEVSQTARTIAKALRLNEDLVEAIALGHDLGHTPFGHAGEKVLNDLCEGGFRHNEQSVRIVEKLESDGRGLNLTWEVRDGIRNHQLAGMPSTLEGQIVRLSDKIAYINHDMDDAIRAKLLREEDLPGPIRDTLGGSTRERLNTLIHDVIISSQGLQEIRMSAEKQEAMGDLRQYMFRHLYSNPIAKSEEEKTKGLLGGLFEVYMEHWECLPAYMQQMYHSGEPLDRVVCDYIAGMTDQYAITMFEEHFVPKAWSH; this comes from the coding sequence ATGACCATTCGGGAGCAGCTGGAGCTGACAGAACGGGAGTATCTGAGCCCTTTTGCCATGCTCAGCGAAAATTCAAAAGGCAGAGACCGGGAAGAGGCGCAGTGCGATCTCCGGCCGGTGTTTCAGCGCGACCGGGACAGGATCCTTCACTGCAAGTCGTTTCGCAGGATGAAGCATAAGACACAGGTATTCCTGGAGCCGAAGGGCGACCATTACCGGACACGGCTGACACATACGCTGGAAGTCTCCCAGACGGCCCGGACCATTGCAAAAGCGCTGCGGCTGAACGAAGACCTGGTGGAAGCCATCGCTCTGGGACACGACCTGGGCCATACGCCCTTCGGGCACGCCGGGGAAAAAGTGCTGAATGATCTGTGCGAAGGCGGATTCCGCCACAATGAACAGAGTGTACGGATCGTGGAAAAACTGGAAAGTGACGGCAGAGGGCTGAACCTGACCTGGGAGGTCAGGGACGGAATCCGGAATCACCAGCTGGCCGGCATGCCTTCCACGCTGGAAGGGCAGATTGTGCGGCTGTCCGACAAAATCGCCTATATCAACCATGACATGGATGACGCGATCCGCGCAAAGCTGCTGCGGGAGGAAGATCTGCCGGGCCCGATCCGGGATACGCTGGGGGGATCCACCAGAGAGCGTCTGAACACTTTAATTCATGATGTGATCATCAGCAGCCAGGGCCTGCAGGAGATCCGTATGTCCGCGGAAAAGCAGGAAGCTATGGGAGACCTGCGCCAGTATATGTTCCGGCATCTGTACAGCAATCCCATCGCGAAGAGCGAAGAGGAAAAAACCAAAGGCCTGCTGGGCGGGCTGTTTGAAGTCTATATGGAACACTGGGAATGTCTGCCGGCATATATGCAGCAGATGTATCACAGCGGCGAACCGCTGGACCGGGTGGTCTGCGATTATATCGCGGGTATGACAGATCAGTATGCCATCACCATGTTTGAAGAACATTTTGTGCCGAAGGCATGGTCCCACTGA
- a CDS encoding serine/threonine-protein kinase, which translates to MNEYEWIKLLGAGGTSRVYLVRHRRLRIYRVAKVIRRSVPDQRALHEFQILRHLNHCSIPRIIDYKETDTHIIIFMDYMEGRTLASARELTDGFPKQTFCAVVLGLMDVLMYLHTCPVPVVYLDLKPSNVILQAHGRIALIDFGSALQLQESRERSGAVTWWLTEHYAAPELTGTDRKAGRGEHVFYPLCQRGTGRNGGFAVTEAADRYSLGVLMYVMLTGEYPGRSRRQNRCVLNHCATRRLTEVIMTCLSRNPALRYEEDTVLLAALKQALR; encoded by the coding sequence ATGAACGAATACGAATGGATTAAATTACTGGGAGCCGGCGGCACCTCCCGGGTATATCTGGTGCGCCACCGCCGTCTCCGTATCTATCGAGTGGCAAAAGTGATTCGCCGCAGTGTGCCGGATCAAAGGGCACTGCATGAATTCCAGATTCTGCGCCATCTGAATCACTGTTCAATTCCACGAATTATCGACTACAAAGAAACAGACACCCATATCATTATTTTTATGGATTATATGGAAGGCCGGACCCTGGCGTCGGCCCGGGAGCTGACGGACGGATTTCCGAAGCAGACGTTCTGCGCGGTGGTGCTGGGGCTGATGGATGTGCTGATGTATCTGCATACCTGCCCCGTTCCCGTGGTTTACCTGGATCTGAAGCCGTCCAATGTAATTCTGCAGGCACACGGACGCATTGCCCTGATTGACTTCGGCTCTGCGCTGCAGCTTCAGGAAAGCCGGGAAAGAAGCGGAGCAGTCACCTGGTGGCTGACCGAACACTACGCAGCGCCGGAACTGACAGGAACGGACAGAAAGGCGGGCAGGGGAGAACACGTCTTTTATCCCCTGTGTCAGCGGGGAACCGGAAGAAATGGGGGCTTTGCCGTAACGGAAGCGGCAGACCGCTACAGCCTGGGCGTCCTGATGTATGTGATGCTGACCGGTGAATATCCGGGACGCAGCAGAAGGCAGAACCGCTGTGTGTTGAATCACTGCGCCACCCGGCGGCTGACAGAAGTGATCATGACCTGCCTGAGCAGGAATCCGGCCCTGCGCTATGAAGAGGATACGGTACTGCTGGCAGCTTTAAAACAGGCGCTTCGGTGA
- a CDS encoding GNAT family N-acetyltransferase yields MYYKIHSDRIVLEDEDGTRMAEIDYPAAGEGVREITHIYGSDSPEGIRYARNLMDLAVRELRKNGQKVIATNAFAAGWFRDHPEAQDLLISGTGQKYTGQEDSRYAVREADMDRTAPLYQEQTVRREAVPYPVSQKSGGKKKEAAAPLQKASRILQMVSALVMLAVLLLNFASVYQNGGLTGGPTLAAEASTGFLVLSVLFLLWTLIQLIWILTRKAYRTAGRVLRLDPGRGLFGFVVVLIVSCVCKSITYFVPTAAGIFAGIIRYSEVFNQSGTVITLLAILGIALCIVRKVIRR; encoded by the coding sequence ATGTATTACAAGATTCACTCAGACAGAATAGTATTGGAAGATGAGGACGGAACACGGATGGCGGAGATTGACTATCCGGCAGCAGGAGAAGGCGTCCGGGAGATTACGCATATTTATGGCAGTGATTCTCCGGAAGGGATCCGCTATGCCAGAAATCTTATGGATCTCGCAGTCCGGGAACTGCGGAAAAACGGCCAGAAGGTGATCGCCACCAATGCGTTTGCGGCCGGCTGGTTTCGGGATCATCCGGAAGCGCAGGATCTGCTGATATCCGGTACCGGTCAGAAGTATACCGGTCAGGAAGACAGCAGATACGCTGTCCGGGAGGCGGATATGGACCGTACCGCGCCCCTGTATCAGGAACAGACGGTGCGCAGAGAAGCTGTGCCGTATCCTGTATCGCAGAAATCCGGAGGGAAAAAGAAGGAAGCAGCCGCTCCGCTGCAAAAGGCCAGCCGGATTCTGCAGATGGTATCGGCGCTGGTCATGCTGGCAGTGCTTCTGCTTAATTTTGCGTCTGTATATCAGAACGGAGGACTGACTGGCGGACCGACCCTGGCGGCGGAAGCCAGCACGGGCTTTTTGGTGCTGTCAGTTCTGTTTCTCCTGTGGACACTGATCCAGCTGATCTGGATACTGACCCGGAAGGCTTACCGGACGGCGGGCAGAGTGCTGCGCCTGGACCCCGGCCGGGGACTGTTCGGCTTTGTGGTGGTGCTGATCGTTTCCTGCGTCTGCAAGTCCATCACTTATTTTGTGCCGACTGCAGCCGGAATATTTGCGGGGATCATTCGCTATTCAGAAGTATTTAATCAATCCGGAACCGTGATTACACTGCTGGCAATCCTCGGCATTGCGCTGTGCATTGTCCGGAAGGTTATCCGCCGCTGA
- a CDS encoding GNAT family N-acetyltransferase has protein sequence MVEIRPAEAEEYPLVREFCRRLAESAETPDTVPVPDDAALKMAAELGAVYLCIASDRTSGLMILGDFTEGCAPVSGEGLPEDPAKTAELRFLGIIPEAARDGLGTFMVKTALAHCRAAGKQCVLAEVPEGNGDAEKFLLAMNFHRTDTNGAYPKGTPALSRKRFVFDLTEADTGCCH, from the coding sequence ATGGTTGAAATCAGGCCTGCAGAGGCAGAAGAGTATCCATTGGTGCGGGAGTTCTGCCGACGACTGGCAGAATCCGCAGAAACTCCGGACACTGTGCCGGTGCCGGATGACGCGGCGCTGAAGATGGCAGCGGAACTTGGAGCCGTGTATCTCTGCATCGCGTCAGACCGTACCTCCGGTTTGATGATACTGGGGGACTTTACGGAAGGCTGCGCCCCGGTGTCCGGCGAAGGGCTTCCGGAAGATCCGGCGAAAACGGCAGAGCTCAGGTTTCTCGGAATCATACCGGAAGCGGCGCGGGACGGACTGGGCACATTTATGGTAAAGACCGCGCTGGCACATTGCCGTGCCGCGGGAAAACAGTGCGTGCTTGCGGAAGTGCCGGAAGGAAACGGAGATGCGGAGAAGTTTCTTCTGGCAATGAATTTTCACCGGACGGACACAAATGGAGCGTATCCTAAAGGTACACCGGCGCTCAGCCGGAAGCGGTTTGTTTTTGATCTGACAGAGGCAGATACTGGATGCTGTCATTGA
- a CDS encoding MerR family transcriptional regulator, with product MKRQPEGTEYYKIGEVSELFHIGVDSIRYYEKVGLLHPVRSAENHYRLYSLDDIRTMNTIRELLDLGFSTEEILAFENDRTLDHVTAMLKQEEAVIDREMKELRRKKKEIHGRLLSIRENLARDCSGEINLLELPARNCFMISRSDMPDQMINYQLARFTVDLKKKMATIGACDCYTLDIHSLNDTCQDYRTKNVFFYSEHLELETNYTLPAGIYLSTCYRGDYSHTREVVPRMLRYAQNHRFQVMGDPIEFCHIDRYETALQSEYLTEIQLLVAKESTRSWRIR from the coding sequence ATGAAAAGACAGCCGGAAGGAACAGAATACTATAAGATCGGCGAGGTCTCAGAGCTTTTTCATATCGGTGTTGATTCCATCCGATACTACGAAAAAGTCGGCCTGCTCCATCCCGTCCGCAGCGCGGAAAACCACTACCGCCTTTACTCCCTGGATGATATCCGTACCATGAATACCATCCGTGAGCTTCTGGATCTGGGGTTTTCCACGGAGGAAATCCTGGCGTTTGAAAACGACCGCACACTGGATCACGTCACCGCCATGCTGAAACAGGAAGAAGCGGTCATCGACCGGGAGATGAAAGAACTGCGCCGCAAGAAAAAAGAAATTCACGGCCGCCTGCTTTCCATCCGGGAAAATCTGGCCCGGGACTGTTCCGGAGAAATCAATCTTCTGGAGCTGCCTGCCCGAAACTGCTTTATGATTTCCCGCAGTGACATGCCGGATCAGATGATCAACTATCAGCTGGCCCGCTTTACCGTGGATCTGAAAAAAAAGATGGCCACCATCGGTGCCTGTGACTGCTACACCCTGGATATCCACTCCCTCAATGACACCTGCCAGGATTACCGTACCAAAAATGTCTTCTTCTACTCCGAACACCTGGAGCTCGAGACCAACTATACCCTGCCTGCCGGAATCTATCTGAGCACCTGCTACCGCGGCGACTACAGCCACACCAGGGAAGTCGTTCCACGGATGCTCCGGTACGCGCAGAATCACCGGTTCCAGGTCATGGGCGACCCCATTGAGTTCTGCCATATCGATCGCTACGAA